The Cucumis melo cultivar AY chromosome 5, USDA_Cmelo_AY_1.0, whole genome shotgun sequence genome has a segment encoding these proteins:
- the LOC103491634 gene encoding lysine--tRNA ligase, chloroplastic/mitochondrial isoform X3, which translates to MEALKPYGTICSQPFFKHVIRLPSSTSTITALVPKSSRSAHFLRCCSSAAISTAGDGKLKLSGRTRRSSSSTTSPPSSTSDREAVRAIRLKKVEELRSKGFEPYAYTWDRTHTANQLQELYKHLGNGEESNADTDCVSVAGRIVARRAFGKLAFLTLRDDSGTIQLYCEKERLVNDQFDHLKNLVDIGDILGVRGSIKRTEKGELSVCVNSFEILTKSLLPLPDKYHGLTDVDKRYRQRYVDMIANPEVADTFRKRAKIISEVRKTVESLGFVEVETPVLQGAAGGAEARPFVTYHNSLGRDLYLRIATELHLKRMLVGGFEKVYEIGRIFRNEGISTRHNPEFTSIEIYEAYSDYRSMMNMAEEIVTRCALAIHGKLSVDYQIFELVVEPKLIQPTFVLDYPIEISPLAKPHRRHAGFTERFELFICGRELANAFSELTDPIDQRGRFEDQIRQHNEKHGSAVSGTDSLDFNRTKDENDSYEVTLDDDFLTALEYGMPPASGLGIGIDRLVMLLTNSASIRDVIAFPVLKSQQ; encoded by the exons ATGGAAGCTTTGAAGCCCTACGGCACGATATGCTCACAGCCTTTCTTCAAGCACGTCATTCGCTTACCTTCCTCCACTTCCACCATCACTGCCCTCGTTCCCAAATCTTCTCGCTccgcccatttccttcgctgctgTTCTTCCGCTGCAATCTCCACTGCCGGAGACGGAAAGCTTAAGCTCTCAGGTCGCACCCGCCGTTCTTCCTCCTCGACTACGTCGCCACCTTCTTCCACGTCTGACAGGGAGGCCGTTCGTGCAATTCGCTTAAAGAAG GTTGAAGAGTTGAGGAGCAAGGGCTTCGAACCTTATGCATATACGTGGGACCGGACTCATACTGCTAATCAGCTGCAAGAGTTGTATAAGCATCTAGGTAATGGCGAAGAGTCTAATGCCGATACGGATTGTGTGTCAGTAGCTGGAAGAATTGTGGCTCGCCGAGCGTTTGGAAAGCTTGCATTTCTGACGTTAAGAGATGATTCTGGTACAATTCAG CTTTACTGTGAGAAGGAAAGGCTCGTAAATGATCAGTTTGATCATCTAAAGAATCTCGTTGACATTGGAGATATTCTTGGTGTTCGAGGTTCAATTAAGCGAACCGAGAAAG GGGAACTTTCTGTTTGTGTGAATTCTTTTGAAATCCTGACAAAGTCATTACTTCCACTTCCTGACAAATATCATGGTTTAACTGATGTTGATAAGCGCTACCGCCAAAG GTACGTAGATATGATTGCAAATCCCGAAGTAGCTGATACATTTCGGAAAAGAGCAAAG ATAATATCAGAGGTTCGCAAAACTGTGGAATCATTAGGGTTTGTTGAAGTTGAGACTCCAGTCCTACAG GGAGCAGCTGGGGGAGCTGAAGCAAGGCCTTTTGTTACATACCACAATTCCCTTGGGAGAGATCTGTATTTAAGAATAGCTACTGAGCTCCATTTAAAGAGGATGCTT GTTGGTGGCTTTGAGAAAGTATATGAAATTGGACGCATATTCAGAAATGAAGGAATTTCCACTCGTCATAATCCCGAATTTACATCTATCGAG ATATATGAAGCATATTCCGATTATCGGAGTATGATGAATATGGCGGAAGAAATTGTTACTCGTTGTGCACTTGCTATCCATGGGAAGCTTTCTGTTGATTACCAG ATTTTCGAGCTTGTTGTGGAACCGAAACTCATTCAACCCACGTTTGTTCTGGATTACCCTATTGAGATATCTCCTCTGGCTAAACCTCACAGAAG GCATGCAGGGTTCACAGAAAGATTTGAACTTTTCATTTGTGGTCGTGAGCTGGCCAATGCATTTTCCGAATTGACCGATCCTATTGATCAG AGAGGACGATTTGAAGACCAGATCAGGCAACACAATGAGAAGCATGGCTCAGCTGTTTCTGGAACAGACTCTTTGGACTTCAATCGCACAAAAGATGAGAATGATTCTTATGAAGTGACACTTGACGATGATTTTCTTACAGCTCTGGAATATGGAATGCCACCAGCATCTGGACTG GGAATTGGAATTGATAGATTAGTGATGCTTCTGACAAACTCTGCAAGCATTCGAGATGTAATTGCTTTTCCTGTGCTTAAAAGTCAGCAGTAA
- the LOC103491634 gene encoding lysine--tRNA ligase, chloroplastic/mitochondrial isoform X1 produces the protein MEALKPYGTICSQPFFKHVIRLPSSTSTITALVPKSSRSAHFLRCCSSAAISTAGDGKLKLSGRTRRSSSSTTSPPSSTSDREAVRAIRLKKVEELRSKGFEPYAYTWDRTHTANQLQELYKHLGNGEESNADTDCVSVAGRIVARRAFGKLAFLTLRDDSGTIQLYCEKERLVNDQFDHLKNLVDIGDILGVRGSIKRTEKGELSVCVNSFEILTKSLLPLPDKYHGLTDVDKRYRQRYVDMIANPEVADTFRKRAKIISEVRKTVESLGFVEVETPVLQGAAGGAEARPFVTYHNSLGRDLYLRIATELHLKRMLVGGFEKVYEIGRIFRNEGISTRHNPEFTSIEIYEAYSDYRSMMNMAEEIVTRCALAIHGKLSVDYQGTDICFERPWRRETMHNLVKETTGIDINEFGNDLKVAKEVTLRTIGDALDGKDTTSIEASQSIGHLLSEIFELVVEPKLIQPTFVLDYPIEISPLAKPHRRHAGFTERFELFICGRELANAFSELTDPIDQRGRFEDQIRQHNEKHGSAVSGTDSLDFNRTKDENDSYEVTLDDDFLTALEYGMPPASGLGIGIDRLVMLLTNSASIRDVIAFPVLKSQQ, from the exons ATGGAAGCTTTGAAGCCCTACGGCACGATATGCTCACAGCCTTTCTTCAAGCACGTCATTCGCTTACCTTCCTCCACTTCCACCATCACTGCCCTCGTTCCCAAATCTTCTCGCTccgcccatttccttcgctgctgTTCTTCCGCTGCAATCTCCACTGCCGGAGACGGAAAGCTTAAGCTCTCAGGTCGCACCCGCCGTTCTTCCTCCTCGACTACGTCGCCACCTTCTTCCACGTCTGACAGGGAGGCCGTTCGTGCAATTCGCTTAAAGAAG GTTGAAGAGTTGAGGAGCAAGGGCTTCGAACCTTATGCATATACGTGGGACCGGACTCATACTGCTAATCAGCTGCAAGAGTTGTATAAGCATCTAGGTAATGGCGAAGAGTCTAATGCCGATACGGATTGTGTGTCAGTAGCTGGAAGAATTGTGGCTCGCCGAGCGTTTGGAAAGCTTGCATTTCTGACGTTAAGAGATGATTCTGGTACAATTCAG CTTTACTGTGAGAAGGAAAGGCTCGTAAATGATCAGTTTGATCATCTAAAGAATCTCGTTGACATTGGAGATATTCTTGGTGTTCGAGGTTCAATTAAGCGAACCGAGAAAG GGGAACTTTCTGTTTGTGTGAATTCTTTTGAAATCCTGACAAAGTCATTACTTCCACTTCCTGACAAATATCATGGTTTAACTGATGTTGATAAGCGCTACCGCCAAAG GTACGTAGATATGATTGCAAATCCCGAAGTAGCTGATACATTTCGGAAAAGAGCAAAG ATAATATCAGAGGTTCGCAAAACTGTGGAATCATTAGGGTTTGTTGAAGTTGAGACTCCAGTCCTACAG GGAGCAGCTGGGGGAGCTGAAGCAAGGCCTTTTGTTACATACCACAATTCCCTTGGGAGAGATCTGTATTTAAGAATAGCTACTGAGCTCCATTTAAAGAGGATGCTT GTTGGTGGCTTTGAGAAAGTATATGAAATTGGACGCATATTCAGAAATGAAGGAATTTCCACTCGTCATAATCCCGAATTTACATCTATCGAG ATATATGAAGCATATTCCGATTATCGGAGTATGATGAATATGGCGGAAGAAATTGTTACTCGTTGTGCACTTGCTATCCATGGGAAGCTTTCTGTTGATTACCAG GGAACTGATATATGCTTTGAAAGACCTTGGAGGAGAGAAACAATGCACAACCTCGTGAAAGAAACCACTGGGATAGATATAAATGAGTTTGGAAATGACCTTAAAGTTGCCAAAGAAGTTACTTTGAGGACCATTGGGGATGCGCTTGATGGTAAGGATACAACTTCTATTGAAGCAAGCCAATCCATTGGGCATCTGCTATCTGAG ATTTTCGAGCTTGTTGTGGAACCGAAACTCATTCAACCCACGTTTGTTCTGGATTACCCTATTGAGATATCTCCTCTGGCTAAACCTCACAGAAG GCATGCAGGGTTCACAGAAAGATTTGAACTTTTCATTTGTGGTCGTGAGCTGGCCAATGCATTTTCCGAATTGACCGATCCTATTGATCAG AGAGGACGATTTGAAGACCAGATCAGGCAACACAATGAGAAGCATGGCTCAGCTGTTTCTGGAACAGACTCTTTGGACTTCAATCGCACAAAAGATGAGAATGATTCTTATGAAGTGACACTTGACGATGATTTTCTTACAGCTCTGGAATATGGAATGCCACCAGCATCTGGACTG GGAATTGGAATTGATAGATTAGTGATGCTTCTGACAAACTCTGCAAGCATTCGAGATGTAATTGCTTTTCCTGTGCTTAAAAGTCAGCAGTAA
- the LOC103491634 gene encoding lysine--tRNA ligase, chloroplastic/mitochondrial isoform X2 encodes MEALKPYGTICSQPFFKHVIRLPSSTSTITALVPKSSRSAHFLRCCSSAAISTAGDGKLKLSGRTRRSSSSTTSPPSSTSDREAVRAIRLKKVEELRSKGFEPYAYTWDRTHTANQLQELYKHLGNGEESNADTDCVSVAGRIVARRAFGKLAFLTLRDDSGTIQLYCEKERLVNDQFDHLKNLVDIGDILGVRGSIKRTEKGELSVCVNSFEILTKSLLPLPDKYHGLTDVDKRYRQRYVDMIANPEVADTFRKRAKGAAGGAEARPFVTYHNSLGRDLYLRIATELHLKRMLVGGFEKVYEIGRIFRNEGISTRHNPEFTSIEIYEAYSDYRSMMNMAEEIVTRCALAIHGKLSVDYQGTDICFERPWRRETMHNLVKETTGIDINEFGNDLKVAKEVTLRTIGDALDGKDTTSIEASQSIGHLLSEIFELVVEPKLIQPTFVLDYPIEISPLAKPHRRHAGFTERFELFICGRELANAFSELTDPIDQRGRFEDQIRQHNEKHGSAVSGTDSLDFNRTKDENDSYEVTLDDDFLTALEYGMPPASGLGIGIDRLVMLLTNSASIRDVIAFPVLKSQQ; translated from the exons ATGGAAGCTTTGAAGCCCTACGGCACGATATGCTCACAGCCTTTCTTCAAGCACGTCATTCGCTTACCTTCCTCCACTTCCACCATCACTGCCCTCGTTCCCAAATCTTCTCGCTccgcccatttccttcgctgctgTTCTTCCGCTGCAATCTCCACTGCCGGAGACGGAAAGCTTAAGCTCTCAGGTCGCACCCGCCGTTCTTCCTCCTCGACTACGTCGCCACCTTCTTCCACGTCTGACAGGGAGGCCGTTCGTGCAATTCGCTTAAAGAAG GTTGAAGAGTTGAGGAGCAAGGGCTTCGAACCTTATGCATATACGTGGGACCGGACTCATACTGCTAATCAGCTGCAAGAGTTGTATAAGCATCTAGGTAATGGCGAAGAGTCTAATGCCGATACGGATTGTGTGTCAGTAGCTGGAAGAATTGTGGCTCGCCGAGCGTTTGGAAAGCTTGCATTTCTGACGTTAAGAGATGATTCTGGTACAATTCAG CTTTACTGTGAGAAGGAAAGGCTCGTAAATGATCAGTTTGATCATCTAAAGAATCTCGTTGACATTGGAGATATTCTTGGTGTTCGAGGTTCAATTAAGCGAACCGAGAAAG GGGAACTTTCTGTTTGTGTGAATTCTTTTGAAATCCTGACAAAGTCATTACTTCCACTTCCTGACAAATATCATGGTTTAACTGATGTTGATAAGCGCTACCGCCAAAG GTACGTAGATATGATTGCAAATCCCGAAGTAGCTGATACATTTCGGAAAAGAGCAAAG GGAGCAGCTGGGGGAGCTGAAGCAAGGCCTTTTGTTACATACCACAATTCCCTTGGGAGAGATCTGTATTTAAGAATAGCTACTGAGCTCCATTTAAAGAGGATGCTT GTTGGTGGCTTTGAGAAAGTATATGAAATTGGACGCATATTCAGAAATGAAGGAATTTCCACTCGTCATAATCCCGAATTTACATCTATCGAG ATATATGAAGCATATTCCGATTATCGGAGTATGATGAATATGGCGGAAGAAATTGTTACTCGTTGTGCACTTGCTATCCATGGGAAGCTTTCTGTTGATTACCAG GGAACTGATATATGCTTTGAAAGACCTTGGAGGAGAGAAACAATGCACAACCTCGTGAAAGAAACCACTGGGATAGATATAAATGAGTTTGGAAATGACCTTAAAGTTGCCAAAGAAGTTACTTTGAGGACCATTGGGGATGCGCTTGATGGTAAGGATACAACTTCTATTGAAGCAAGCCAATCCATTGGGCATCTGCTATCTGAG ATTTTCGAGCTTGTTGTGGAACCGAAACTCATTCAACCCACGTTTGTTCTGGATTACCCTATTGAGATATCTCCTCTGGCTAAACCTCACAGAAG GCATGCAGGGTTCACAGAAAGATTTGAACTTTTCATTTGTGGTCGTGAGCTGGCCAATGCATTTTCCGAATTGACCGATCCTATTGATCAG AGAGGACGATTTGAAGACCAGATCAGGCAACACAATGAGAAGCATGGCTCAGCTGTTTCTGGAACAGACTCTTTGGACTTCAATCGCACAAAAGATGAGAATGATTCTTATGAAGTGACACTTGACGATGATTTTCTTACAGCTCTGGAATATGGAATGCCACCAGCATCTGGACTG GGAATTGGAATTGATAGATTAGTGATGCTTCTGACAAACTCTGCAAGCATTCGAGATGTAATTGCTTTTCCTGTGCTTAAAAGTCAGCAGTAA
- the LOC103491632 gene encoding uncharacterized protein LOC103491632, with translation MGPAQIDRRTAGIALLLLFSLWFLISLSHAARLSPSMQNLEVQKHLRRLNKPPLKTIQSPDGDIIDCVHISNQPAFDHPFLKDHKIQTRPTYHPEGLFDENKVSEKPKEITNPINQLWHANGRCPENTIPIRRTKEDDVLRASSVKRYGKKRHRAIPQPRSADPDLINQSGHQHAIAYVEGDKFYGAKATINVWEPKIQQPNEFSLSQLWILGGSFGQDLNSIEAGWQVSPDLYGDNNTRLFTYWTSDAYQATGCYNLLCSGFIQVNSDIAMGASISPVSGFRSSQYDISILIWKDPNEGHWWMQFGNDYVLGYWPSFLFSYLADSASMIEWGGEVVNSEADGLHTLTQMGSGHFPEEGFGKASYFRNIQVVDSSNNLKAPKGIGTFTEQSNCYDVQTGSNGDWGHYFYYGGPGRNQNCP, from the exons ATGGGTCCTGCTCAGATTGACAGAAGAACGGCCGGGATAGCTCTGCTACTGCTTTTCTCTTTATGGTTTCTGATCTCTCTCTCCCATGCTGCTCGATTATCCCCTTCAATGCAGAATCTGGAGGTGCAGAAGCACCTCAGGCGCTTGAACAAACCCCCATTGAAAACAATCCAG AGTCCAGATGGGGATATAATCGACTGTGTCCACATTTCTAATCAACCAGCTTTTGATCATCCTTTCCTCAAAGATCACAAAATTCAG ACAAGACCTACTTACCACCCAGAAGGGCTATTTGATGAGAACAAGGTGTCTGAGAAacctaaagaaataacaaacCCCATCAATCAGCTGTGGCATGCAAATGGAAGGTGCCCAGAGAACACCATTCCTATTAGGAGAACTAAGGAAGATGACGTGCTAAGAGCAAGCTCTGTCAAAAGATATGGAAAGAAAAGGCACAGAGCCATTCCTCAACCCAGGTCTGCAGATCCTGATCTCATCAATCAAAGTGGTCATCAG CACGCAATAGCTTATGTGGAAGGAGATAAGTTTTATGGAGCCAAGGCAACTATCAATGTTTGGGAGCCCAAAATACAGCAGCCTAATGAGTTTAGCTTATCACAGTTATGGATTTTAGGAGGTTCTTTTGGTCAAGATCTCAATAGTATTGAAGCTGGCTGGCAG GTCAGCCCAGACTTATATGGCGATAACAACACGCGACTCTTCACTTATTGGACT AGTGATGCATATCAAGCTACAGGTTGTTATAACCTCCTCTGTTCAGGCTTTATTCAAGTTAACAGTGATATAGCGATGGGGGCAAGCATCTCACCTGTTTCTGGGTTTCGCAGTTCCCAGTATGATATCAGTATACTTATCTGGAAG GATCCAAATGAGGGACACTGGTGGATGCAGTTTGGCAATGACTATGTGTTGGGATATTGGCCTTCTTTCTTATTCTCGTACCTGGCTGACAGTGCCTCCATGATTGAGTGGGGAGGGGAGGTTGTGAATTCAGAGGCTGATGGACTGCACACCTTAACCCAAATGGGTAGTGGTCATTTTCCTGAAGAAGGGTTTGGGAAGGCTAGTTATTTCAGAAACATTCAAGTTGTTGACAGCTCCAACAATCTCAAAGCTCCCAAAGGGATTGGGACTTTTACAGAGCAATCCAACTGCTATGATGTCCAAACTGGCAGCAATGGGGATTGGGGCCATTACTTTTACTATGGGGGCCCTGGCAGAAACCAAAATTGCCCATGA
- the LOC103491631 gene encoding mitochondrial dicarboxylate/tricarboxylate transporter DTC: MADDKKPTFSSVWPTVKPFVNGGASGMLATCVIQPIDMVKVRIQLGQGSAGQVTRTMLKEEGFGAFYKGLSAGLLRQATYTTARLGSFKMLTNKAIEANEGKPLPLYQKALCGLTAGAIGASVGSPADLALIRMQADATLPAAQRRNYKNAFHALYRILADEGVLALWKGAGPTIVRAMGLNMGMLASYDQSVEFFKDNLGFGEAATVLGASTVSGFFASACSLPFDYVKTQIQKMQPDAEGKFPYSGSLDCAMKTLKAGGPLKFYTGFPVYCVRIAPHVMMTWIFLNQIQKVEKSFGL; encoded by the exons ATGGCTGACGATAAGAAACCCACCTTCTCCTCCGTTTGGCCCACCGTCAAGCCCTTTGTTAATGGCGGTGCCTCCGGCATGCTCGCCACCTGTGTCATTCAACCCATTGATATGGTCAAG GTCAGAATTCAACTTGGTCAGGGATCCGCTGGCCAGGTCACAAGAACCATGCTTAAGGAAGAGGGTTTTGGTGCCTTTTACAAG GGGTTATCTGCTGGATTGCTCAGACAAGCTACATATACTACAGCAAGACTTGGATCTTTTAA GATGTTGACAAACAAAGCAATTGAAGCCAACGAGGGAAAGCCCCTTCCACTATATCAGAAGGCCTTATGTGGGCTCACAGCCGGTGCTATTGGAGCATCTGTTGGTAGTCCAGCGGACTTAGCTCTTATTCGCATGCAAGCAGATGCAACTTTACCTGCTGCCCAGCGCCGAAATTATAAAAATGCCTTCCATGCACTTTACCGCATTCTTGCAGATGAGGGGGTTTTAGCTCTTTGGAAAGGTGCAGGCCCCACTATTGTAAGAGCAATGGGATTAAACATGGGAATGCTTGCTTCATATGATCAAAGTGTTGAGTTCTTCAAGGATAACCTTGGTTTTGGCGAAGCTGCTACGGTGTTGG GTGCCAGTACGGTATCAGGATTCTTTGCTTCAGCGTGTAGTCTACCCTTTGATTATGTGAAAACTCAAATTCAGAAAATGCAACCTGATGCTGAGGGAAAATTTCCCTACTCTGGTTCTTTGGATTGTGCCATGAAAACTCTCAAGGCAGGAGGGCCGTTAAAATTCTACACTGGATTTCCAGTGTATTGCGTGAGAATTGCCCCCCATGTCATG ATGACTTGGATTTTCCTAAACCAGATTCAAAAGGTAGAAAAATCATTCGGGTTATGA